One Lasioglossum baleicum chromosome 6, iyLasBale1, whole genome shotgun sequence genomic window carries:
- the Tram gene encoding translocating chain-associated membrane protein 1 — protein MVMIKGRKNSNKNPPILSHEFVIQNHGDIVSCVALIFVTGLMVQATSPWAYTFIALHHNVTSDIEEPTAPIKYTTGWKDACAVFFYFLITIVMHAVFQEYVFDKISKRLHLSKVKLAKFNESSQLVLFYALSIIWGIDIIIREELLLNITSLWKAYPILLTFSSKLFFVGQLSYWLHCYPELYFQRVKREDILPRVVQATIGLIFTVAAYMLNFQQVGILLLVLHYVGDVMLHGARIIHFVSKREKMTKLTFLVANSIYVFVRVATLAIAILVFLYGLSQVENVFDYEAGNFNIPLVRFPALGLIVVFQAYLFYVYVTRQLKRTRENATTVQAVTKPKQKPKKKEGKKPALSEDDDLPEVDQATKKNLRSRSSTKSK, from the exons ATGGTGATGATAAAAGGTCGTAAGAACTCGAATAAAAATCCTCCGATACTCAGTCACGAGTTTGTCATTCAGAATCATGGAGATATTGTTTCGTGTGTGGCTTTGATCTTTGTGACTGGTCTAATGGTGCAG GCCACATCGCCATGGGCGTACACATTTATTGCTCTTCATCACAACGTCACATCCGACATAGAAGAACCGACCGCACCAATTAAGTATACAACTGGTTGGAAAGATGCCTGCGCTGTATTCTTCTACTTTTTGATCACGATTGTAATGCACGCTGTATTCCAGGAATATGTGTTTGAT aaaatttctaAACGTCTACACCTCAGTAAGGTGAAGCTAGCTAAATTCAACGAATCTAGTCAATTAGTTTTGTTTTACGCTTTGTCCATCATATGGGGCATAGACATAATTATCAG AGAAGAACTGTTGTTGAACATAACGTCGCTATGGAAAGCTTATCCTATCCTGTTAACCTTCTCTTCTAAACTATTCTTCGTTGGTCAACTTTCTTATTGGCTGCACTGTTACCCCGAGTTGTATTTCCAAAGAGTGAAGAGAGAAGATATATTGCCACGTGTTGTGCAAGCAACCATCGGATTAATCTTCACCGTTGCCGCTTACATGCTCAA CTTCCAACAAGTAGGAATACTATTATTGGTTTTGCACTATGTAGGAGATGTTATGCTTCACGGAGCTAGAATCATACACTTTGTTAGTAAACGGGAGAAGATGACGAAGC TCACATTTCTCGTTGCGAATTCGATATACGTTTTCGTACGCGTTGCAACACTTGCCATTGCGATTTTGGTTTTCCTGTATGGTTTAAGTCAAGTGGAAAATGTATTTGATTACGAAGCTGGAAACTTTAATATTCCCCTGGTACGATTCCCAGCTTTAGGTCTTATCGTTGTCTTCCAAGCGTACCTTTTTTACGTGTATGTTACGAGGCAATTGAAACGTACTCGGGAAAACGCAACCACTGTACAAGCAGTTACAAAACCGAAACAAAAGCCGAAGAAAAAAGAAG GAAAGAAACCTGCACTGTCCGAGGATGACGATTTACCAGAAGTTGATCAGGCTACAAAGAAAAATCTGAGATCTCGCTCTTCCacgaaatcaaaataa